Part of the Oculatellaceae cyanobacterium genome is shown below.
TCCTGGGTTGAGGTATACTCATAAAATTTGAATCCTTCGATGCAAGAAATATTGAGCAATCCAGGCTGCTAAACCATTGATAATCAGCAGCAAAACTAACAAAATTAATGCGGAAGCATAAGCGTTACCATCTCCCCCCGATACATTCATGGAGAGGTCAAAAATATGAATCGAAAGTGCGCGTCCGGAATCGAGCAAAGATTCTGGCATTCGATCAACATAACCGCTGGTAAAAATTAATGCTGCTGTTTCTGAGATCGCTCTCCCTATCCCCAAAACGAACCCCACCATTAACCCAGGTGCTGCTGCTGGGAGCAGTAATTGAAGCAACGTTGTCGTTCGAGATAAACCAAGGGCGGCGGCACTCAGGCGATAATGAGCGGGAACGGCTCGAAAACCTTCTTCTGTAGAGCGAATTAAAATTGGCAACACCATACAGGCTAGCGTTAATCCCCCAGACAAAATAGAAAAGCC
Proteins encoded:
- the pstA gene encoding phosphate ABC transporter permease PstA, with protein sequence MTETVKSRRLGELSLFPDLLPTLIVWGIALFVAAVFFWILSDILWHGVGQLSWDFLTTEPRNAGRSGGISSILLSTFLILSVCMAVSLPLGVGTAVLLSEFTLTESAFGRLVRRSLDVLAGVPSIVFGLFGNALFCKTLGLGFSILSGGLTLACMVLPILIRSTEEGFRAVPAHYRLSAAALGLSRTTTLLQLLLPAAAPGLMVGFVLGIGRAISETAALIFTSGYVDRMPESLLDSGRALSIHIFDLSMNVSGGDGNAYASALILLVLLLIINGLAAWIAQYFLHRRIQIL